In the Thermodesulfovibrio yellowstonii DSM 11347 genome, one interval contains:
- the rplX gene encoding 50S ribosomal protein L24: MSLRIKKGDTVMVLSGKDKDKKGRVLVIMPKKEKLVVEGVNIVKKHQKPSRKYPQGGIIEKEFPIYISKVMLVCPKCDKPTRIGARILEDGRKVRVCKKCKEVID; encoded by the coding sequence GTGAGTTTAAGGATTAAAAAAGGTGATACAGTTATGGTTTTATCAGGCAAAGACAAGGATAAAAAGGGAAGAGTTCTTGTGATTATGCCTAAAAAAGAAAAACTTGTTGTAGAGGGGGTTAATATTGTAAAAAAACATCAGAAACCCTCTCGTAAATATCCACAAGGTGGAATTATTGAAAAAGAATTTCCGATTTATATCTCAAAGGTAATGCTTGTGTGTCCTAAGTGTGATAAACCTACGAGAATAGGTGCGAGAATTTTAGAGGATGGCAGAAAAGTCAGGGTTTGCAAGAAGTGTAAGGAGGTTATTGACTGA
- the rplN gene encoding 50S ribosomal protein L14, giving the protein MIQPRSILEVADNSGAKRVQCIRVLGGSNRKYASLGDVIIVSVKEALPDSNIKKGSVAKAVIVRLRRSVRRNDGSYIRFDQNAVVLVNNQLEPIGTRIFGPVARELRWKEFTKIVSLAPEVI; this is encoded by the coding sequence ATGATTCAGCCAAGAAGCATTCTTGAGGTTGCTGATAATTCAGGCGCAAAAAGAGTGCAGTGCATAAGAGTACTTGGGGGTTCTAACAGAAAATATGCAAGTTTAGGAGATGTTATCATAGTAAGCGTCAAAGAGGCTTTACCTGACAGCAACATAAAAAAAGGTTCTGTAGCTAAGGCTGTTATTGTTAGATTACGCAGAAGTGTTAGAAGAAATGATGGTTCTTATATAAGATTTGATCAGAATGCAGTCGTGCTGGTTAATAATCAACTTGAACCAATTGGTACAAGAATATTTGGTCCTGTTGCAAGGGAACTGAGGTGGAAAGAGTTTACAAAAATAGTTTCACTTGCACCAGAAGTTATTTAG
- the rpsQ gene encoding 30S ribosomal protein S17: MPKKILKGTVVSDKMDKTVVVSVERVFQHPLYKKTIKTRKKYKAHDEENICQLGDMVEIIESSPISKTKRWKVLRIVKEGDTQ, encoded by the coding sequence ATGCCGAAAAAGATATTAAAGGGCACAGTTGTAAGTGATAAAATGGACAAAACAGTGGTTGTTTCAGTTGAGAGAGTTTTTCAGCATCCTCTTTACAAAAAGACTATTAAAACAAGAAAGAAGTACAAAGCACATGATGAAGAAAATATTTGTCAGCTTGGTGACATGGTAGAAATAATTGAAAGCAGTCCAATAAGTAAAACCAAAAGATGGAAGGTTTTAAGAATTGTTAAGGAGGGTGATACTCAATGA
- the rpmC gene encoding 50S ribosomal protein L29, which translates to MKATELRNFSIEELRKKEKELRRELFNLRFQLAKGELQNVKRMKAVKKDIARILTIITEKTMMSSKGEAHKN; encoded by the coding sequence ATGAAGGCTACAGAATTAAGAAATTTTTCAATAGAAGAACTAAGGAAAAAAGAGAAAGAATTACGCAGAGAATTGTTCAATTTAAGATTTCAACTTGCTAAAGGTGAGCTACAGAATGTAAAAAGAATGAAAGCGGTTAAGAAAGATATTGCAAGAATATTAACTATAATTACAGAAAAAACTATGATGTCTTCTAAGGGCGAAGCCCACAAGAATTAA
- the rplP gene encoding 50S ribosomal protein L16, whose product MLAPKKVKFRKMQKGRMNGIAYRGSTVSFGEYGLKVLEPAWITARQIEAARVAIMRHAKKGCKLWIRIFPDKPITRKPAETRMGKGKGNPEFWVAVVKPGRILFELSGVSEEIAKEAFELASHKLPVKTKFVKRQESFV is encoded by the coding sequence ATGTTAGCTCCTAAAAAAGTTAAATTTCGTAAAATGCAAAAAGGCAGAATGAACGGTATTGCTTACAGAGGTAGTACTGTATCATTTGGGGAATATGGACTTAAGGTTCTTGAGCCTGCATGGATTACAGCAAGACAGATTGAGGCAGCAAGAGTAGCGATAATGAGACATGCTAAAAAAGGTTGTAAGCTCTGGATAAGGATTTTCCCTGATAAACCTATTACTCGTAAGCCTGCTGAAACCAGAATGGGTAAAGGAAAAGGAAATCCTGAGTTTTGGGTTGCTGTTGTTAAACCTGGTAGAATTCTTTTTGAACTGTCAGGAGTTTCAGAAGAAATTGCAAAAGAAGCATTTGAGCTTGCATCTCATAAGCTTCCAGTGAAAACAAAATTTGTAAAGAGGCAGGAGAGTTTTGTATGA
- the rpsC gene encoding 30S ribosomal protein S3, with protein MGQKTNPIGNRLGIIRTWESRWFAKKGYADQLIEDLKLRKMLKDKLYHAGISKIEIERVGEKVRVLIFAARPGIIIGKKGAEVERLKKEVEEKTGKQANIEIKEVRRPELDAQLVAENVALQIEKRVAYRRAMKRAVASSMRFGAKGIKVSCAGRLAGAEIARTEWYREGRVPLSTFRADIDYGFAEAKTTYGIIGVKVWIFKGEVQPGQYINYNY; from the coding sequence TTGGGTCAAAAAACAAATCCGATAGGCAACAGATTAGGAATAATCAGGACATGGGAAAGTAGATGGTTTGCTAAAAAAGGATATGCGGATCAGTTAATAGAGGACCTTAAACTTAGAAAAATGTTGAAAGACAAACTTTATCATGCTGGAATATCCAAGATTGAGATAGAAAGAGTTGGAGAAAAAGTTAGAGTTTTAATATTTGCAGCCAGACCAGGAATAATTATTGGTAAAAAGGGCGCGGAAGTTGAAAGATTGAAAAAAGAAGTAGAAGAAAAAACAGGTAAACAGGCAAATATTGAAATAAAGGAAGTAAGAAGACCTGAGCTTGATGCTCAATTAGTTGCTGAGAATGTAGCACTTCAGATAGAAAAAAGAGTTGCTTATCGTAGAGCAATGAAAAGGGCTGTGGCGTCTTCAATGAGATTTGGAGCTAAAGGTATTAAAGTATCATGTGCTGGAAGATTGGCAGGAGCAGAAATAGCAAGAACTGAATGGTACAGGGAAGGAAGAGTGCCTTTAAGCACGTTTAGAGCAGATATTGATTACGGCTTTGCAGAGGCAAAGACTACATATGGAATAATTGGTGTCAAGGTCTGGATATTTAAGGGTGAAGTTCAGCCAGGGCAATATATAAATTATAACTATTAA
- the rplV gene encoding 50S ribosomal protein L22 → MEARAILRYARITPTKARRVMNLIRGKKAGEALLTLKYMPHKGARIIEKVLRSALANAEQKNPRLDIDNLKIVKACVDQGPMMKRIEHRAMGRANIIKKKTSHITIYVGIEEN, encoded by the coding sequence ATGGAAGCAAGGGCTATATTAAGATATGCTCGTATAACTCCAACTAAGGCAAGAAGAGTTATGAATTTAATTCGCGGGAAAAAAGCAGGTGAGGCTTTATTGACTTTGAAGTACATGCCTCATAAAGGCGCTCGTATAATTGAAAAAGTTTTAAGATCTGCTTTAGCAAATGCTGAGCAAAAAAATCCAAGATTGGATATTGATAATTTAAAAATAGTCAAAGCCTGTGTTGATCAGGGTCCGATGATGAAAAGAATTGAGCATAGAGCTATGGGAAGAGCGAATATTATTAAAAAGAAAACTTCACATATTACAATATATGTTGGTATTGAAGAAAATTAA
- the rpsS gene encoding 30S ribosomal protein S19, whose amino-acid sequence MPRSLKKGPFVDVKLMEKVKKALESGDKKPIKTWSRRSTIIPEFIGLTFAVHNGRKFIPVYVTENMIGHKLGEFAPTRTFKGHAGSEEKKKAKGK is encoded by the coding sequence GTGCCAAGATCGCTTAAAAAAGGTCCGTTTGTGGATGTTAAACTTATGGAAAAAGTAAAAAAAGCTCTGGAGTCAGGAGATAAAAAGCCTATAAAGACTTGGTCAAGAAGGTCAACAATTATTCCAGAATTTATTGGACTTACGTTTGCAGTTCATAATGGAAGAAAGTTTATTCCTGTATATGTGACTGAAAATATGATTGGACATAAACTCGGAGAATTTGCACCTACAAGAACTTTTAAAGGTCATGCAGGCTCCGAAGAAAAGAAAAAGGCTAAGGGGAAATAG
- the rplB gene encoding 50S ribosomal protein L2, whose protein sequence is MGIRRCKPTSAGRRFVTYHDFSEITKDEPYKPLTTCIKKRKGRNNQGRITSWLKGGGNRKLYRIIDFKRNKHGIPAKIESIQYDPNRSARIALLKYMDGEYRYILAPDGLKVGDTIMSGSGIDIKVGNALPLKEIPLGTMIHNIELFPNGGGKLVRSAGTAAQLMAKEGKYAHVKLPSGEVRLINVNCFATIGQVSNLEHENVIIGKAGRTRHMGRRPSVRGVAMNPIDHPLGGGEGKSSGGRAACTPWGKPEGVKTRKNKRTDKFIIKRRK, encoded by the coding sequence ATGGGTATAAGAAGATGTAAACCAACATCAGCAGGCAGAAGATTTGTAACGTATCATGATTTTAGTGAAATAACAAAAGATGAGCCCTATAAGCCATTAACTACATGTATCAAAAAGAGAAAAGGTAGAAATAATCAGGGTAGAATAACCTCTTGGTTAAAAGGCGGAGGGAATAGGAAGCTTTACAGAATTATAGACTTTAAAAGAAATAAACATGGCATTCCAGCAAAAATAGAAAGCATACAGTACGATCCCAACAGATCAGCCAGAATAGCTCTTTTGAAGTATATGGATGGAGAATATAGATATATTCTTGCGCCAGATGGATTAAAGGTGGGGGATACAATAATGAGCGGTTCTGGTATAGACATAAAGGTTGGAAATGCTTTGCCTCTTAAGGAAATACCTCTGGGAACGATGATACACAATATAGAACTTTTCCCAAATGGAGGAGGTAAGCTTGTAAGAAGTGCTGGGACAGCAGCTCAGCTAATGGCTAAAGAGGGTAAATATGCTCACGTAAAACTGCCCTCAGGAGAGGTAAGATTGATAAATGTGAATTGTTTTGCCACTATAGGACAGGTAAGCAATCTTGAACACGAGAATGTAATAATAGGAAAAGCTGGAAGAACAAGACATATGGGCAGGCGTCCTTCAGTTAGAGGAGTTGCAATGAATCCAATTGATCATCCTTTAGGAGGCGGTGAAGGTAAATCTTCAGGAGGAAGAGCTGCATGTACACCATGGGGTAAACCTGAAGGAGTGAAAACAAGAAAAAATAAGAGAACTGATAAGTTTATAATAAAGAGGCGGAAGTAA
- the rplW gene encoding 50S ribosomal protein L23: protein MDIYSIIKKPVFTEKALNLKESQNKVVIEVHPDVNKVQVKKAFEEIFKVKVDSVSIINVKPKIKRVGLHFTKTKKTKKAIVTLKAGEKLDLIEGV, encoded by the coding sequence ATGGATATTTACAGCATAATAAAAAAACCTGTTTTTACAGAAAAAGCTTTGAATCTCAAAGAAAGTCAAAATAAGGTTGTTATAGAGGTTCATCCTGATGTAAACAAGGTTCAGGTTAAGAAAGCTTTTGAGGAGATATTTAAAGTTAAGGTTGACAGTGTGAGCATTATTAATGTGAAGCCGAAAATAAAAAGAGTTGGACTTCATTTCACGAAGACAAAAAAAACAAAAAAAGCAATAGTTACCCTGAAAGCAGGGGAGAAATTAGATTTGATAGAGGGTGTATAA
- the rplD gene encoding 50S ribosomal protein L4 translates to MIEIEIRDINNNIVGKKEVPDIVFNNSASESVVHTAVVAYMANQRQGTHCTKTRSEVSGGGKKPWRQKHTGRARHGSIRSPLWRKGGIVFGPKPRDYYIQLPKQMKDTALFKALTMKYRDNEILLLDNLSLNRIKTKDMVEILKNLQLEESSVLIALPEKDEKVLLSARNIPYIGVVRAEDLNAYHVAMFDKVVFTVAGLDKLLSIKGVS, encoded by the coding sequence ATGATAGAGATTGAGATAAGAGATATTAATAACAACATAGTTGGTAAAAAAGAAGTTCCTGATATTGTTTTCAATAATTCCGCTTCTGAATCTGTGGTTCATACAGCAGTGGTTGCCTATATGGCAAATCAGAGGCAGGGGACACATTGTACAAAGACAAGGTCTGAAGTTTCAGGCGGAGGTAAAAAGCCATGGAGGCAGAAGCATACAGGAAGAGCAAGACATGGAAGCATTAGATCACCTTTGTGGAGAAAAGGCGGAATAGTATTCGGACCTAAGCCAAGAGATTACTATATTCAACTTCCTAAGCAGATGAAGGATACGGCATTATTTAAGGCGCTTACAATGAAATATAGAGATAATGAGATTTTGTTGCTTGATAATTTATCTCTCAATAGGATAAAAACAAAGGATATGGTAGAAATTTTAAAGAATTTACAGCTTGAAGAAAGCTCTGTCCTGATAGCTCTTCCAGAGAAGGATGAAAAAGTGCTTCTTTCAGCAAGAAATATTCCATATATAGGTGTTGTAAGAGCAGAAGATCTGAATGCTTATCATGTAGCAATGTTTGATAAGGTAGTATTTACAGTTGCAGGACTTGATAAGTTGCTCAGTATTAAGGGGGTTTCTTGA
- the rplC gene encoding 50S ribosomal protein L3, with the protein MKAILGKKIGMTQIFDEEGRIIPVTVIEAGPCWIVQVRSKEKNGYEAVQLGFQEIKKEKNVPKPLLGIFKKAGIPPCRVLKEFKMTGFNVGDKVTVEIFTKGDVVSIAGISKGKGYQGVMKRHNFAGGPDTHGSMFNRAPGSIGASSFPSRVWKGKGMAGHMGNERVTVKNLTIVDVIPEQNLLLVKGAVPGGENGILQIWKVEA; encoded by the coding sequence ATGAAGGCAATTTTAGGTAAAAAAATAGGAATGACTCAAATATTTGATGAAGAAGGTAGAATTATTCCTGTGACAGTAATAGAAGCAGGCCCGTGCTGGATTGTGCAGGTAAGAAGTAAGGAAAAGAATGGTTACGAAGCAGTTCAGCTTGGTTTTCAGGAGATCAAGAAAGAAAAAAATGTACCCAAACCCTTGCTTGGAATTTTTAAAAAAGCAGGAATTCCTCCATGTAGGGTTTTAAAGGAATTTAAAATGACAGGATTTAATGTGGGTGATAAGGTTACTGTAGAGATATTTACAAAGGGTGATGTGGTAAGTATAGCTGGTATTTCAAAAGGAAAGGGATACCAAGGTGTCATGAAAAGGCATAATTTTGCAGGTGGTCCTGACACGCATGGCTCTATGTTTAACAGAGCACCTGGTTCTATTGGTGCAAGTTCTTTCCCGTCAAGAGTATGGAAGGGTAAGGGTATGGCTGGTCATATGGGAAATGAAAGGGTCACAGTGAAAAATTTAACAATTGTTGATGTTATTCCGGAACAGAATTTGCTTCTTGTGAAAGGCGCTGTTCCGGGTGGTGAAAATGGAATTCTACAAATATGGAAGGTAGAAGCATGA
- the rpsJ gene encoding 30S ribosomal protein S10: MDQKIRIKLRAYDNRVLDQSVKEIVDTVKKTGARISGPVPLPTKISKYTVLRSTNQDKKSREQFEIRVHKRLIDIHDPTPETVEALMKLELSAGVDVEIKL; the protein is encoded by the coding sequence ATGGACCAAAAGATTAGAATAAAATTAAGAGCTTATGACAACAGGGTTCTGGATCAGTCTGTTAAGGAGATAGTGGATACTGTCAAAAAAACAGGTGCGAGGATTTCAGGTCCTGTGCCTTTGCCAACAAAAATAAGTAAGTATACTGTTTTAAGGTCAACAAATCAGGATAAAAAATCAAGAGAACAATTTGAAATAAGAGTGCATAAAAGATTGATAGATATACATGATCCCACCCCCGAAACAGTGGAGGCTCTTATGAAGTTGGAGCTTTCTGCAGGGGTAGATGTGGAGATAAAGCTATGA
- the tuf gene encoding elongation factor Tu, with translation MGKAKFERKKPHVNVGTIGHIDHGKTTLTAAITKYLELKGMAQYRSYDQIDNAPEEKARGITINTAHVEYETDKRHYAHVDCPGHADYIKNMITGAAQMDGSILVVAANDGPMPQTREHILLARQVGVPYIVVFMNKTDMVDDPELLDLVELEVRELLSKYGFPGDEIPIIKGSALKALESSSKDPNAEEYKPIQELLDALDSYIPEPERPIDKPFLMPIEDVFTISGRGTVVTGRVERGIIKVGDEVEIVGLRETRKTVATGVEMFRKILDEGRAGDNIGVLLRGIGKDEVERGMVLAKPGSITPHTKFKAEVYVLTKEEGGRHTPFFNGYRPQFYFRTTDVTGVIKLPDGVEMVMPGDNVNLSVELIAPIAMEEGLRFAIREGGRTVGAGVVTEVLE, from the coding sequence ATGGGAAAGGCAAAATTTGAGAGGAAGAAGCCGCATGTAAATGTAGGGACGATAGGGCATATTGATCATGGTAAGACCACACTTACAGCAGCGATAACGAAGTATTTGGAATTGAAGGGTATGGCGCAGTATAGGAGTTATGATCAGATAGACAATGCACCTGAGGAGAAGGCGAGGGGGATAACGATAAACACAGCGCATGTAGAGTATGAGACAGACAAGAGGCATTATGCGCATGTAGACTGTCCTGGTCATGCAGACTATATAAAGAACATGATAACAGGAGCAGCACAGATGGATGGTTCAATATTAGTAGTAGCAGCGAATGATGGACCTATGCCACAGACAAGAGAGCACATACTGCTTGCGAGGCAGGTAGGAGTACCATACATAGTAGTATTTATGAACAAGACAGACATGGTAGATGATCCAGAGTTATTGGACTTAGTAGAACTTGAAGTGAGAGAATTATTGAGCAAGTATGGATTTCCAGGTGATGAGATACCAATCATAAAGGGGTCAGCATTGAAGGCATTAGAAAGTAGCAGCAAAGACCCCAATGCAGAAGAGTATAAGCCGATACAGGAGCTATTGGATGCATTAGACAGCTACATACCAGAGCCTGAGAGGCCAATAGACAAGCCCTTTTTAATGCCTATAGAAGATGTATTCACAATATCAGGTAGAGGAACAGTAGTAACAGGGAGAGTAGAGAGAGGAATAATCAAAGTAGGAGATGAAGTAGAGATAGTGGGATTAAGGGAGACCCGTAAGACAGTAGCGACAGGAGTAGAGATGTTTCGTAAGATACTGGATGAAGGAAGGGCAGGAGACAACATAGGAGTGTTACTAAGGGGAATAGGCAAAGATGAAGTAGAGAGGGGGATGGTATTAGCGAAGCCTGGGAGCATAACCCCGCATACGAAGTTTAAGGCAGAAGTATACGTATTGACAAAGGAAGAGGGAGGAAGGCATACACCCTTTTTCAATGGATACAGGCCTCAGTTTTATTTTAGGACAACGGATGTGACAGGAGTGATAAAGTTACCAGATGGAGTAGAGATGGTAATGCCAGGTGATAATGTGAATTTAAGTGTAGAGTTGATAGCACCGATAGCGATGGAAGAGGGATTAAGATTTGCGATAAGAGAAGGTGGAAGAACAGTAGGTGCAGGTGTTGTTACAGAGGTGCTGGAGTAA
- the fusA gene encoding elongation factor G — MERFPLEKTRNIGIMAHIDAGKTTTTERILYYTGVTYKIGEVHEGTAVMDWMPQEQERGITITAASTSCMWKEHKINIIDTPGHVDFTIEVERSLRVLDGAIAVFDASAGVEPQSETVWRQADKYKVPRIAFMNKMDKIGADFFMSVESMIEKLGANPVAVQIPIGKEDTFRGPIDLVEMKAYYFDDETLGAKFVEDEIPSEYIEEAKKYRDKMIETLCDIDDRIMEKYLSGEPISSDEIRAAIRKGTVEMKITPILCGSAFKNKGVQMLLDAIVYYLPSPLDVPPVRGVNPLDGTEVERKPSVDEPLTALAFKIMADPYMGSLTYVRVYSGVLTSGSYIYNSTRNIKERVARIFRMHSNRREEIKEICAGDIAAIVGLKNTLTGDTLCDESNPVVLEAIEFPEPVISVAIEPKTKADQEKLSLSLQKISQEDPSFRVSFNEETGQTIISGMGELHLEIIVDRLTREFKVGANVGKPQVAYKETIKLPAKAEGKFIRQTGGRGQYGHVWIEIEPLERGKGFEFVNKIVGGTIPREFIPAVEKGIVEAMEGGVLAGYPVVDVRVTLFDGSYHEVDSSELAFKIAASMAFKDACKKGEIVLLEPIMDVEVVVPEDYMGEVIGDINSRRGKIQSMEKRGKAQVIRAMVPLAEMFGYATDLRSKTQGRGTYTMQFSHYDEVPKNLTEQIIAKIKGNNK, encoded by the coding sequence ATGGAAAGATTCCCACTTGAAAAAACGAGAAATATTGGTATTATGGCGCATATTGATGCCGGTAAAACAACAACTACTGAGCGAATTCTGTATTATACCGGCGTTACATATAAAATAGGAGAGGTCCATGAAGGCACAGCGGTAATGGACTGGATGCCTCAGGAACAGGAACGTGGTATAACAATAACTGCGGCATCTACAAGCTGTATGTGGAAGGAACATAAAATTAATATAATAGATACTCCAGGACATGTTGACTTTACAATTGAAGTTGAGAGATCTTTAAGGGTTCTTGATGGTGCTATTGCTGTATTTGATGCCTCAGCAGGAGTTGAGCCTCAGAGTGAAACTGTATGGAGACAGGCAGACAAATATAAAGTGCCAAGAATAGCCTTTATGAACAAGATGGATAAAATAGGAGCAGATTTTTTCATGTCTGTAGAAAGCATGATAGAAAAACTCGGTGCAAATCCTGTTGCTGTTCAGATTCCGATAGGTAAAGAAGATACATTCAGAGGTCCTATAGATTTAGTTGAAATGAAAGCTTATTATTTTGATGATGAAACTCTTGGAGCTAAATTTGTAGAAGATGAAATTCCTTCTGAATATATTGAAGAGGCAAAAAAATACAGAGACAAAATGATAGAGACGCTTTGTGATATAGATGACAGGATTATGGAAAAATATCTTTCTGGCGAACCTATTTCATCTGATGAAATAAGGGCTGCAATAAGAAAAGGTACAGTGGAAATGAAAATTACTCCTATTCTCTGTGGTTCTGCATTTAAAAACAAAGGGGTTCAGATGCTTCTTGATGCTATTGTTTATTATTTACCTTCTCCTCTTGATGTTCCTCCTGTAAGAGGAGTGAATCCTTTAGATGGGACTGAAGTGGAAAGGAAGCCTTCAGTAGATGAGCCATTGACAGCTTTAGCATTTAAAATTATGGCAGATCCATACATGGGTAGTCTTACCTATGTAAGAGTCTACTCTGGTGTTTTAACATCTGGTAGTTATATATATAATTCTACAAGAAATATAAAAGAAAGAGTCGCAAGAATTTTTAGAATGCATTCAAACCGTAGAGAAGAAATAAAAGAAATTTGCGCAGGAGATATTGCTGCGATTGTAGGTTTGAAAAATACTTTAACTGGAGATACTCTTTGCGATGAGAGTAATCCTGTTGTTCTTGAGGCTATAGAATTTCCTGAGCCTGTTATCTCTGTTGCTATAGAACCTAAAACAAAAGCTGATCAGGAAAAATTATCTCTTTCATTGCAAAAGATTTCTCAGGAAGACCCTTCTTTTAGGGTGAGTTTTAATGAAGAGACTGGACAGACAATTATTTCAGGAATGGGAGAACTGCATCTTGAGATAATTGTTGATAGGCTTACAAGAGAGTTTAAAGTTGGAGCAAATGTCGGCAAACCACAGGTTGCTTATAAAGAAACAATTAAACTGCCTGCCAAAGCAGAGGGTAAGTTTATCAGGCAGACAGGTGGACGTGGTCAGTATGGACATGTCTGGATTGAGATAGAGCCATTAGAGAGAGGCAAGGGTTTTGAATTTGTAAATAAAATTGTTGGCGGAACCATTCCAAGGGAGTTTATTCCAGCTGTTGAAAAAGGAATTGTTGAAGCAATGGAAGGAGGAGTTCTTGCTGGATATCCAGTGGTTGATGTTAGAGTAACACTTTTTGATGGTTCATATCATGAGGTTGATTCTTCAGAGCTTGCATTCAAAATTGCTGCTTCAATGGCATTTAAAGATGCTTGTAAAAAAGGTGAAATTGTTTTGCTGGAACCAATTATGGATGTGGAAGTTGTTGTTCCTGAAGATTATATGGGTGAGGTAATAGGAGACATAAATTCAAGGCGTGGAAAGATTCAATCTATGGAAAAAAGAGGAAAAGCCCAAGTTATTAGGGCAATGGTTCCATTAGCAGAAATGTTCGGATATGCGACTGATTTAAGATCAAAAACGCAGGGTAGAGGTACATACACAATGCAGTTTTCACATTATGACGAGGTCCCCAAGAATCTTACAGAGCAGATAATTGCTAAGATAAAAGGAAATAATAAATAA
- the rpsG gene encoding 30S ribosomal protein S7 produces MPRRGYVPKREVLPDPKYQSKLVSKLINVIMEDGKKSISEKICYGAFEIIKEKTGQDPLKVFKQAIENIKPVLEVRPRRVGGATYQVPMEVRPNRRLSLALRWLTTYARQRKEKTMKERLAGEILDAYNNVGSSIKKREETHKMAEANRAFAHYRW; encoded by the coding sequence ATGCCAAGAAGAGGTTATGTACCAAAAAGAGAAGTTTTGCCTGATCCAAAATATCAGAGTAAACTTGTATCAAAATTAATAAATGTAATTATGGAAGATGGAAAGAAATCCATTAGTGAGAAAATATGTTATGGTGCATTTGAGATAATTAAAGAAAAAACAGGTCAGGACCCTTTAAAGGTCTTTAAGCAGGCAATTGAAAATATTAAGCCTGTTCTTGAAGTAAGGCCTCGCAGAGTCGGAGGTGCTACATATCAGGTTCCAATGGAGGTAAGACCTAATAGAAGATTAAGTCTTGCTTTGAGATGGCTTACAACATATGCCAGACAGCGAAAAGAAAAAACTATGAAAGAAAGGCTTGCTGGCGAAATATTAGATGCCTACAATAATGTAGGTTCTTCAATAAAAAAGAGAGAAGAAACCCACAAGATGGCAGAAGCCAATAGGGCATTTGCTCATTATAGGTGGTAA
- the rpsL gene encoding 30S ribosomal protein S12, with product MPTISQLVKKGREKVEKKTKSPALQSCPQKRGVCVRVYTTTPKKPNSALRKVAKVRLTNGVEVIAYIPGEGHNLQEHSIVLVRGGRVKDLPGVRYHIVRGTLDCAGVNNRRQSRSKYGTKRPK from the coding sequence GTGCCGACAATTTCGCAATTAGTAAAAAAAGGCAGGGAAAAGGTTGAAAAGAAAACAAAATCACCTGCTTTGCAGTCATGTCCTCAAAAAAGAGGGGTGTGCGTAAGAGTATACACTACAACTCCTAAAAAGCCTAATTCAGCTTTAAGAAAGGTTGCAAAAGTTAGGCTTACAAATGGAGTTGAGGTAATAGCTTACATACCTGGAGAAGGACATAATTTACAGGAGCATTCAATAGTTCTTGTAAGAGGTGGAAGAGTGAAGGATTTACCAGGTGTTAGATATCATATTGTAAGGGGAACCTTAGATTGTGCAGGCGTTAATAATAGAAGACAGAGTCGTTCAAAATACGGCACTAAAAGACCAAAATAA